DNA from bacterium:
CCACCGGCGTCACGGCGTCGTCGGGAGCGGTGACGGATCGATAAATGAAGAATCCGACGATGACCGCGGCGATGCCCAAAAACGCGAACACGACGCGGCTTGCCATATCCGTCGCCGCTTCCGGTCGCGGCGCGAGCGGCGCGGCGGGCAGCACGAACGGCGGCTCCGCATGAATCGTCTCGCGCGGTTTTTCGGCCGGCTCGGCGAAAACGTCCACATCGTCGAAGACGGGCTCCATGTCTTCGTGCGTGACGTCCTCGGGCGCCGTGAACTCCTGCGCCTCCCCGGTTTCCATCGCCTGGTCGAAGGCGCGGTCGATGTCCTCGAATTCGCCGGGGCCCCGGTGCGCGGCGGCGGCGGCTCGCGGCTCGGCGGGCGCCTCGGAGAACGGGTCGAATTCCTCAATCGTGCTCACGTCCACGCGATGCGTCACCTCTTCGCGGCCGGTGAACATGTCGATCTGCGACATCTCGATGGGCTGCGACGCGAGGCGCTCGCCGATGACGGGAGCGGCCTTGCGAAGGGCATCCTGGAATTCGCGCAGGCTCGAAAAACGCTCGTCCGGCGACGCGGCCAGGGCGCGGCGCAGCACGTCGTCCAATTCGCGCGGCGCCGCGGAACCGGCCTTGGAGGGCGGCGCGAACTCCTTTTTGGCCGTCGTTCCCGTCAGCAATTCGTAGAGCAGCATGCCGGCGGAATAGATGTCCGCCCGCTGATCGACGCGCCCCCCCATCGTGACGAATTCCGGTGCGAGGTAATCGAACGCCGGGCCGCGCGCGAGTTGAATCGACGCGTATTTGGAAAAGCTCAGGACGCGCGGAAAATTGATATCCGTGATCTGGATCTCGACGTCGCGGTGAAAAAGGCGATCGCCTGCCTGCGCGACGATGATGTTTTCCGGTTTGAGCGCGCCGTGGACCGCGAACGGCGGAAGCGACGAGAGCCGCTCGAGGAACAGGTCGAAAAACATCAGCGCGGGGCGCGGATCGGCGGAACGGTCGCGCCGCCGCAGCAATTCGCGCGCGTCCTCGCCGGCGACAAAGCGCGACACGATGCAGCGGACCTCGCCGTGTTCCACCACCTCGCGCGGAAGCACCATCGGGTCTTCTTCGGGCAGGTGCCCCAGCAGCGCGTCGCGAATG
Protein-coding regions in this window:
- a CDS encoding protein kinase, with protein sequence MATLFQPHDRIAGRFQIISYVGSGGIGEVYRASDETGFIAIKALLPRVVPAYITTDRIRDALLGHLPEEDPMVLPREVVEHGEVRCIVSRFVAGEDARELLRRRDRSADPRPALMFFDLFLERLSSLPPFAVHGALKPENIIVAQAGDRLFHRDVEIQITDINFPRVLSFSKYASIQLARGPAFDYLAPEFVTMGGRVDQRADIYSAGMLLYELLTGTTAKKEFAPPSKAGSAAPRELDDVLRRALAASPDERFSSLREFQDALRKAAPVIGERLASQPIEMSQIDMFTGREEVTHRVDVSTIEEFDPFSEAPAEPRAAAAAHRGPGEFEDIDRAFDQAMETGEAQEFTAPEDVTHEDMEPVFDDVDVFAEPAEKPRETIHAEPPFVLPAAPLAPRPEAATDMASRVVFAFLGIAAVIVGFFIYRSVTAPDDAVTPV